The following nucleotide sequence is from Candidatus Thermoplasmatota archaeon.
TCAAAACCGGTGATCGAGAACCCCGCACGGTAGAGGCGATACTGATTAGTCGAATGGGGGCAGTCGTCGCCCAGAGACCGGACCCAGCCGATCCCGCTCCGAATATTCCATCTTGGAAGGGGGCGAGCGGGCGAAACCAGGTCGGGAACTCACTAGGGGGTGCCATGAATGGATCAACTGTCAGTGCTCACACTGGACTCGCGCCGGCGGGTCTACGAATATGTCCGGCAAAATCCGGGATCTCATCTGCGCATGATCGCGCGGAGCCTCAAGCTGCCTCTCGGGACCGCGCTCTACCATCTCGACTTCCTCGCGTCGAGCGACGTGCTCGTCGTGCGGCGGGACGGTCGCTACAAGCGCTTCTTCGTGCGACACATGCTCGGCCGGCGCGAGAAGGACTACGTGTCCGCTTTCCGCCACGGGGTGCCGCGGAAGGTCGTGACGCTGCTTCTCTCGGACGGCGGCCGCCGCACGCAGCGCGAGCTCGCGCGCGAGGTGGGGGTCTCGCGCTCGACGCTCTCGTTCCACGTGGGCAACCTGGTGGGCGCCGGCATCCTCACCTGCGAGGAGGCCTGGCCAGAGAACCACTACGGGATCGCGGAGCCCGAGATCGCGACCAAGATCCTCGTCATGTTCAACGAAAGCCTGGGCGACGACGCCGACGACCGCTGGAGCCGGATCGTCGAGACGCTGCGGCAGGGGGCCGCGACCGTCGACGACCGCGCGCCGCGTTTCGCGGAAGCGGACGATGCGGCCTGGAGCTGAAGCAAGGGGGTGTTCGATACGACGACGACCGGAACGGAAGGAACGATCCCGACGATGCCTCTCAGGGGGCATCTCGGTAACTGGGAGAACGGCGCCAACGTGGTGTTCTTCGGGAACAGTCTTCCCGTCGAGTGCCAGCGTTGCGGCGCGTTCTGCGGCACGAGCACGGGACACAAGTACTGCGGGCACGTGACGTGCCCCATCGCGCTGCGCGAATTCAAGCGTCGGCGCCGCAAGAGGACCTCGACGCTCGAGCAGGTGTACATCCCCCGCAAGCGCCAGGAGATCGCGGCGGGAAGCGACGAGGCGCCCTGATCAGCGCGTGCGGCCCCGCCGCTCCTTCAGGAGCTCGGCGAACTCGGTCGGGCCGTCGAGCTTCGCAAGCTCGTCGCGCCCGACGATGGCGGTTCCCTCGATCGAAAGACGCGTCGTCCGACGCTCGACGATGAAGACGCCGGTCGCGAGCGTGACGTCCGCGAGGTCCGCGAGCGCCGCCGCGCGGGGTCGCGCGTCCGCGCCCTTGGGCACGACGCCGGCGAGGATCGCCGCCTGGTTCGAGGGTTCGGCGTTCTCGCGCGCGACCGCGTTGAACGGCAGGCGCCCGAGGGGCGCCACGCGGAATCCGATCCCCGCCATGAGGCTCAGGGCCTCGCGCTCGAAGCCCGCCTGCAGCCGCTCGAGGTCCACGACGGCCTCGCGGCTCGGAGCGCCCTCCTCCCCGCGCTTCGCGAACGGGTCGAGCGGCTTCACGAGCGGCTCCGCGAGGAAGTCCTCAAGCTTCGCCGCGACGTCCACCATCGCGGCCATGCCCTCCTCGTACATCGCGATCGCGCGACGCGAGACGCCCGCGACCTCCGCGAGTTGGCCAAGGCTGAGGCCGCGGGCTTCGCGCAGACGCCTCAGCGCGACGCCGTCGAGATTCACGTAGAATCCGCCGGGCGCCGCGTAGACGAGCGGCTCGACGCCGTCCTCGACGACCTCGCCGAGCGTGCCGAGCGTGAGGATGTTGATGCCGTGGCGCTGGTACATCGCGCCGTCCTCGAGCTCGCGCGAGGAGGAACGCTCGCCGACGAGGAGGGGGGTCGCGCCGAGGAATCGCGCGAGGACCTTCATCTCGTCCGCGAGCGCCTCGCTCAGCGAGTCGACGTTGGTGAGGACCTTCACGATGAGCAGCCGTTCGTCGCGGCGCGCGATGACGTCAAAGGTGACGGGGCGCGCGTCGGCGGATTCGCTCAGGCGGAACCCGGCGCGGGCGAGCGTCGCGCGGACCGCTCCGACGAGGTCGCTCCTCATGGGCAGGGTCCATGTGGAATTTCCCGAAATAAGGCTTCCGGGGTGGGTCGGGGGACACCCCGTCTCCCTCCCGGGTGACAAGGGGCGACTTATTTGAGGTCCCGGGAACCCTCCCGCGCTGGAGCCGCCGGGGACCCCCCGGCTTGGAGGTCTGAATTCATGAATCCGCTCACGAAGAAGCTCGCGGCCGCCGTTCTCGCGGTCGCGTTCGCGCTGCCCATGGGCGCGGTGGCCACGAACCACACGCCCTGCCCGAACAACCGCCCCTACTACGATTCGACCGTCCTCGAGAGTCAGTCGCAGTGGCAGGACCCGAAGGCGAGGAACGACTCCCTCCGGAGCCTCGTCGTCCGCTTCGACAAGGACACGAACCGCGAGCTCGAGCCCGGGAAGACCGTCTACCTCTGGACCCTCGTCGGCTACACGGCGGGCCCCAAGGTCTCGGATTCGGTCAAGGACCAGAACGGTCGGCCCGTCCAGGAGCCCAAGCCGAACACCGAGAATCTCTCGCGCTTCAAGGGCCCGACGAACACGGGGATGTGGTATGTCGAGTCAAACGGCCTCGCCGGGTTCCAACCCCTCCCCAACCAGTGCCTCGCGCCCGACGGCGTGTGGGTCACCATCTACCACGCCGACACGGCGTGGTCCAAGGCGCCGCTCGCGTGAGCCCGCCCCGGGCGCCCTGGCGCCCGTTTCCTCTTTTTTTGTCGAACATGTCCAGCGACCGCGCCGGGCGGTCGCCGACCCCGCCCGCGCGGGGCCCGGTCAAGCCGCCGCTCCACAACCCTTAACTCGCTTGAAGCGGACGGGCGGACGCTGGAGCCCGCGCGACGCCACGCTCTACCGCGAATTCGAGAGCTTTATATAGCGACGTAGGCGTCCAAGCGGCCATCCGGCGGATCCGTGGTACCATGCGTCTCGCCTTTTCGAGGTTTTCCGCTCTCGCCCTGACCGCGATGCTCCTGCTTGGAGCCCTCTCCGGTCTCTTCGTTCCCCTCGCGAGCGCCCAGTTCGGAAACTCCGACCTCGCCGTCGTCCAGGATGAGATCGCCTTCTTCCGGCCCTCGGCCGGCACCTCGGGCGACCCCATCGACCTCACCGAGCGCGGCAGCCAGGTGAAGGTCCGGGTGAACGCCACCCGCACCTCCACGAACGACAACCCGCCGCTGCGGGTCACGCTCGTCGTCGAAGGCGTGCTCGGAAGCGTCCGCGTCGGCCCCGCGGTCTGCACGTACATGGAATGGGACCAGGGCCAGCTCAAGGCCTCGCGCGAGCTGTTCTACAACATCCGTCCCGACGCGACGAACGCGACGTACACGTTCACGGCCTATCTCAACACGCTCACGAAGACGGAGCTCAACACGAAGTGCGGCGCCAACTACGCGAACAACGCGCCCGAGTACAGCGAGGAGTTCCTCACCCAGCCCCGCGACGAGAACAACCGCGGGACGCGCAAGCTCAACGTCGGTCTGCTCCCCGACTTCCGCGTCGGCGAGATCCGATGGTGCGCGGGCGTCCCGCCGCAGAGCAACCGCAACTGCAGCCCGATCGGCAACTGGATGGACGAGGCCGGCGGCGCGTCGCTCTACTACAACCGCACGTACTACTCGAACGCGCCGACGCACTTCGACGCCGTCATCTACAACGGCGGGCACGCGTTCGTCAACCCGAACACCAACGCGCCCTCCTCGTTCTACGTCAACTTCACGCTCAGGCACAACGGCTCGGGCGCGGCCGTCCTGTCGCACAACGTCAAGTGGAACCGCCTCGGCGACGCGACGACGGCGGACCGCGTGCCGTCGGGCGTCTTCAACCTGCTCGCCGCGGCCGGCAACTACACGCTCACCGTGAAGGTCGACCCGTTCGGTGACACGTTCGACTCGAACTTCACGAACAACACGAAGCTTCGCTTCATCGAGGTCGTCGGCGCCGACATCGCCGCGAACCTCACCACCGCGAACCTCTTCGGCGGCAAGGGCGCGACCCCGCAGAACCCGCTCCCGAAGACGGGCACCTTCACGTTCTGGGCCGGCATGAAGAACGTCGGCCGCGTGACTCCGCCCTCGGGCGTCGACCCGGTGCGCTTCGGCATCTATCTCGACGAGGTCGACCCGGCGAACCTCATCTGCAACGCCGCGGGAGACCGCCAGGTCTTCGACGTCGCGGCGTCTTCGCTTTCCCCCGGAAGCGCCGTCTGGGGCATGCCGAACGGCGCGCAGCGGAAGGCGTTCGAGTGGCACATCAAGACGGACGGTTCGGCGTGCGCCGTCACGCCGGGCAAGCACACGCTCCTCATCGTGGCCGACGCGCCGGAGACGGACCCGCTCGGCTCGGTCTACGAAGGCAACGAGCTGAACAACACCATCGCGCTCGTCATCTACATCAAGGACGACGCGCTCCCCGCGATCAACTCGCACGCGATCGCCTCCCACCCCAAGGCGAACACCGCGCGCGACACGGAGCCGGCCGCGCCCGCGGGTTGCGGCTGCTTCGCGATGCGGCCCGAGACGCGCTTCAGCATCAACGCGACCGTCACCGACAACTCGAACGTCGCGGACGTGCACGCGGTCATCCTCTATCCGAACGGCACGGTCGCGGCGAACATCTCGCTCGCGCGCGTCGGGCAGTCCTCGAACTACACGAAGGTCTTCGACGGCAAGGAGTCGTTCTTCAAGCCGGCCGGCCGCGAGAAGAAGGTCTACGGGATCTACAAGTACTACATCGCCGCGCGCGACGATTCGGGCAACTGGGTCACCTCGAAGTCCCAGCTCCGGTCCTTCAACCTCAAGGAGTGGGCGAAGACGACCGAGGTCCTCCGCCCCGCGGCGAAGGAGGGTCACGTCTATGATTACGACCCCTCGGGCACGTCGATCGTGATCACGATCAAGATCAACAACACCCGCGAGACGGGTCACCCCGACCGGGCGGACTACCACAACCCCGTCGGCAAGACGCTCTGGCTCAAGGCCCCGAAGGAGAGCGCGGTCTCGAGCTACGCCTTCGCCTCCGACCTCTCGTGCCGCGGGTCCGGGCTCCCGCTCGACGAGCGCGTCTGCACGAGCGGGCACGATGAGTACAGCGTCGCGCTCACGACCTCCGCGGACCCCAAGGAGGCGATCGGGAAGTACACCGCGTGGATCAACGTCTCGGACGTCACGGGCGAGATCAAGCGCATTCCGTACAACTTCTCGGTCCTCGACAAGGTTCCGCAGCTCGTCGACAAGACCCACGTGAAGCTGCTCGACGCGGGCCAGAACTTCACGTTCTACATGAACGCGAGCGACGACATGGGCCTCGCGGAAGCGCGTCTCAACATCACCATCCTGGACACGCCGTTCGTCTACAACACGTCGCTCAAGGGACCGACGAACAAGCCCAAGACCGGCATGTGGTGGGCCAACATCCCGACCGGCTTCGGCACGAACCTCAGCCGCCAGGCGCTCTACAACGTCACGGTCCTCATCCGCGACATCAACAACAACTGGAACAATCACGTGAAGTTCAACCTCACGCTGCGCGACAACCAGAAGGCGCCGACGCTCGCGACGGGCGTCACGCCCCCGCCGCCGTTCCAGATCGGCGA
It contains:
- a CDS encoding helix-turn-helix domain-containing protein, with the protein product MIARSLKLPLGTALYHLDFLASSDVLVVRRDGRYKRFFVRHMLGRREKDYVSAFRHGVPRKVVTLLLSDGGRRTQRELAREVGVSRSTLSFHVGNLVGAGILTCEEAWPENHYGIAEPEIATKILVMFNESLGDDADDRWSRIVETLRQGAATVDDRAPRFAEADDAAWS
- a CDS encoding transcriptional regulator; translation: MRSDLVGAVRATLARAGFRLSESADARPVTFDVIARRDERLLIVKVLTNVDSLSEALADEMKVLARFLGATPLLVGERSSSRELEDGAMYQRHGINILTLGTLGEVVEDGVEPLVYAAPGGFYVNLDGVALRRLREARGLSLGQLAEVAGVSRRAIAMYEEGMAAMVDVAAKLEDFLAEPLVKPLDPFAKRGEEGAPSREAVVDLERLQAGFEREALSLMAGIGFRVAPLGRLPFNAVARENAEPSNQAAILAGVVPKGADARPRAAALADLADVTLATGVFIVERRTTRLSIEGTAIVGRDELAKLDGPTEFAELLKERRGRTR
- a CDS encoding choice-of-anchor X domain-containing protein, producing the protein MRLAFSRFSALALTAMLLLGALSGLFVPLASAQFGNSDLAVVQDEIAFFRPSAGTSGDPIDLTERGSQVKVRVNATRTSTNDNPPLRVTLVVEGVLGSVRVGPAVCTYMEWDQGQLKASRELFYNIRPDATNATYTFTAYLNTLTKTELNTKCGANYANNAPEYSEEFLTQPRDENNRGTRKLNVGLLPDFRVGEIRWCAGVPPQSNRNCSPIGNWMDEAGGASLYYNRTYYSNAPTHFDAVIYNGGHAFVNPNTNAPSSFYVNFTLRHNGSGAAVLSHNVKWNRLGDATTADRVPSGVFNLLAAAGNYTLTVKVDPFGDTFDSNFTNNTKLRFIEVVGADIAANLTTANLFGGKGATPQNPLPKTGTFTFWAGMKNVGRVTPPSGVDPVRFGIYLDEVDPANLICNAAGDRQVFDVAASSLSPGSAVWGMPNGAQRKAFEWHIKTDGSACAVTPGKHTLLIVADAPETDPLGSVYEGNELNNTIALVIYIKDDALPAINSHAIASHPKANTARDTEPAAPAGCGCFAMRPETRFSINATVTDNSNVADVHAVILYPNGTVAANISLARVGQSSNYTKVFDGKESFFKPAGREKKVYGIYKYYIAARDDSGNWVTSKSQLRSFNLKEWAKTTEVLRPAAKEGHVYDYDPSGTSIVITIKINNTRETGHPDRADYHNPVGKTLWLKAPKESAVSSYAFASDLSCRGSGLPLDERVCTSGHDEYSVALTTSADPKEAIGKYTAWINVSDVTGEIKRIPYNFSVLDKVPQLVDKTHVKLLDAGQNFTFYMNASDDMGLAEARLNITILDTPFVYNTSLKGPTNKPKTGMWWANIPTGFGTNLSRQALYNVTVLIRDINNNWNNHVKFNLTLRDNQKAPTLATGVTPPPPFQIGENATFFAIARDDTEVSVKITLFKSAAPFLNATMTETSPGNWTYTWSCAEAGIFSYRVSATDSAGFEKVDVERPFDCVPNTAPRTTWTPGSSEGVSINGVNYVGRSPTLHFLTADGADNVNESSISVKVNGVAVKFDKQYDAGRKGFRITLPPQTLGAPLAHNASIHVEITSADLSSAELSATTPIAFKVDALPPRTRLVSLEPSVVKGDTTYVGPSTRFVLQATDPDGLPTGVSGTFYEVGRISLSALTRYPSGGFTLKSLPEVYSGPGQYVVRWNSTDDVGNNETRGVAGTTSASVYLDENPPAENLLESDHQGRYVNVSARDIESGSAVSGSGVKRVTVFYRLDRGPEVRLEAALEDGKWRAVLPAGKRGENVTYYIELEDEVGNVGHSRSPTKPYFYVVGNSVPGLTIRSPASGATVKDVLRILWTTWDDDADDRVVVTAYYRLSGQSVGDRLIGNVSDGTHIDWNTLDVPDGKYDITVVASDGFASTRVVVPITITNAGPAISSPRVDRDEVRPKESILVTARINKADVRSVKALVHKNGVQVSEVEMFDNGQNGDARANDRIYSARVAVDSTGSYTIIVEATYIENNEPVTSRSGTNAIKFTVKSTAGDIVAENVVLLVLVGLLAAALGAVAFVAWRKWRGAP